The Canis lupus dingo isolate Sandy chromosome 8, ASM325472v2, whole genome shotgun sequence genome has a segment encoding these proteins:
- the GPX2 gene encoding glutathione peroxidase 2: MAYIAKSFYDLSAISLDGEKVDFNTFRGRAVLIENVASLUGTTTRDFTQLNELQCRFPRRLVVLGFPCNQFGHQENCQNEEILNSLKYVRPGGGFQPTFTLVQKCEVNGQNEHPVFAYLKDKLPYPYDDPLSLMTDPKFIIWSPVRRSDVAWNFEKFLIGPEGEPFRRYSRTFPTINIEPDIKRLLKVAI, translated from the exons ATGGCTTACATAGCCAAGTCCTTCTACGACCTCAGTGCTATCAGCCTGGATGGGGAGAAGGTAGATTTCAATACGTTCCGAGGCAGGGCCGTGCTGATTGAGAATGTGGCCTCGCTCTGAGGCACAACCACCCGGGACTTCACCCAGCTCAACGAGCTGCAATGCCGCTTTCCCAGGCGCCTGGTGGTTCTTGGCTTCCCTTGCAACCAATTTGGACATCAG gaGAACTGTCAGAATGAGGAGATCCTGAACAGCCTCAAGTATGTCCGCCCTGGGGGTGGATTCCAGCCCACCTTTACCCTTGTCCAAAAGTGTGAGGTGAATGGTCAGAACGAGCATCCTGTCTTCGCCTACCTGAAGGACAAGCTCCCCTACCCCTATGATGACCCCTTATCCCTCATGACCGATCCCAAGTTCATCATTTGGAGCCCCGTGCGCCGTTCAGATGTGGCCTGGAACTTTGAGAAGTTCCTCATTGGGCCGGAGGGGGAGCCCTTCCGCCGCTACAGCCGCACCTTCCCCACCATCAACATTGAGCCTGACATCAAGCGCCTCCTCAAAGTTGCCATCTAG
- the RAB15 gene encoding ras-related protein Rab-15 isoform X2 → MNNMGKSSTRGSNSVDFKMKTIEVDGIKVRIQIWDTAGQERYQTITKQYYRRAQGIFLVYDISSERSYQHIMKWVSDVDEYAPEGVQKILIGNKADEEQKRQVGREQGQQLAKEYGMDFYETSACTNLNIKESFTRLTELVLQAHRKELDGLRTRASNELALAELEEDEGKPEGPANSSKTCWC, encoded by the exons gCGTGGATTTTAAGATGAAGACCATAGAGGTAGATGGCATCAAAGTGCGGATACAGATCTG GGACACAGCGGGGCAGGAGAGATATCAGACCATCACAAAGCAGTACTATCGACGGGCCCAG gGAATATTTTTAGTCTACGACATTAGCAGCGAGCGCTCTTACCAGCACATCATGAAGTGGGTCAGTGATGTGGATGAG TATGCACCAGAAGGTGTCCAGAAGATCCTTATAGGGAATAAGGCTGATGAAGAGCAGAAGCGCCAGGTGGGAagagagcaggggcagcag CTGGCTAAGGAGTACGGCATGGACTTCTACGAAACAAGTGCCTGCACCAACCTCAACATTAAAGAG TCTTTCACGCGGCTGACAGAGCTGGTGCTGCAGGCCCACAGGAAGGAGCTGGATGGTCTCCGGACACGTGCCAGCAATGAGTTGGCACTGGCCGAGCTGGAGGAGGATGAGGGCAAACCTGAGGGCCCAGCGAACTCTTCGAAAACCTGCTGGTGCTGA
- the RAB15 gene encoding ras-related protein Rab-15 isoform X3, with protein MKTIEVDGIKVRIQIWDTAGQERYQTITKQYYRRAQGIFLVYDISSERSYQHIMKWVSDVDEYAPEGVQKILIGNKADEEQKRQVGREQGQQLAKEYGMDFYETSACTNLNIKESFTRLTELVLQAHRKELDGLRTRASNELALAELEEDEGKPEGPANSSKTCWC; from the exons ATGAAGACCATAGAGGTAGATGGCATCAAAGTGCGGATACAGATCTG GGACACAGCGGGGCAGGAGAGATATCAGACCATCACAAAGCAGTACTATCGACGGGCCCAG gGAATATTTTTAGTCTACGACATTAGCAGCGAGCGCTCTTACCAGCACATCATGAAGTGGGTCAGTGATGTGGATGAG TATGCACCAGAAGGTGTCCAGAAGATCCTTATAGGGAATAAGGCTGATGAAGAGCAGAAGCGCCAGGTGGGAagagagcaggggcagcag CTGGCTAAGGAGTACGGCATGGACTTCTACGAAACAAGTGCCTGCACCAACCTCAACATTAAAGAG TCTTTCACGCGGCTGACAGAGCTGGTGCTGCAGGCCCACAGGAAGGAGCTGGATGGTCTCCGGACACGTGCCAGCAATGAGTTGGCACTGGCCGAGCTGGAGGAGGATGAGGGCAAACCTGAGGGCCCAGCGAACTCTTCGAAAACCTGCTGGTGCTGA
- the RAB15 gene encoding ras-related protein Rab-15 isoform X1 yields the protein MAKQYDVLFRLLLIGDSGVGKTCLLCRFTDNEFHSSHISTIGVDFKMKTIEVDGIKVRIQIWDTAGQERYQTITKQYYRRAQGIFLVYDISSERSYQHIMKWVSDVDEYAPEGVQKILIGNKADEEQKRQVGREQGQQLAKEYGMDFYETSACTNLNIKESFTRLTELVLQAHRKELDGLRTRASNELALAELEEDEGKPEGPANSSKTCWC from the exons ATGGCGAAGCAGTACGATGTGCTGTTCCGGCTGCTGCTGATCGGGGACTCCGGGGTGGGCAAGACCTGCCTGCTGTGCCGCTTCACCGACAACGAGTTCCACTCCTCGCACATCTCCACCATCG gCGTGGATTTTAAGATGAAGACCATAGAGGTAGATGGCATCAAAGTGCGGATACAGATCTG GGACACAGCGGGGCAGGAGAGATATCAGACCATCACAAAGCAGTACTATCGACGGGCCCAG gGAATATTTTTAGTCTACGACATTAGCAGCGAGCGCTCTTACCAGCACATCATGAAGTGGGTCAGTGATGTGGATGAG TATGCACCAGAAGGTGTCCAGAAGATCCTTATAGGGAATAAGGCTGATGAAGAGCAGAAGCGCCAGGTGGGAagagagcaggggcagcag CTGGCTAAGGAGTACGGCATGGACTTCTACGAAACAAGTGCCTGCACCAACCTCAACATTAAAGAG TCTTTCACGCGGCTGACAGAGCTGGTGCTGCAGGCCCACAGGAAGGAGCTGGATGGTCTCCGGACACGTGCCAGCAATGAGTTGGCACTGGCCGAGCTGGAGGAGGATGAGGGCAAACCTGAGGGCCCAGCGAACTCTTCGAAAACCTGCTGGTGCTGA